The Mangifera indica cultivar Alphonso chromosome 19, CATAS_Mindica_2.1, whole genome shotgun sequence nucleotide sequence TTTTGAAATACTAAAATAGAATACTTGTGAAAAGGTGTGCTCTACTTGATTCCTGCTTGTTTTAAACAGGTGGAAAATGGTTTCAAGGGCAACAGTTTTCCTGTTATAATAGCAGATGCTACAATTTGTAAAGAATTGAGACTTCTTGAATCTGAATTTGAGACAGAGGCTAAAGTATGTGATATCATTTCCGAAGATCAAGCTCATGAGTATGACAGGCCCAGATCAAGGGAAGAAACTGTGCACTTCTTAAATGAACTTGGATGGCTGTTCCAAAGGAAAAGGACCTCATCTGTGCATGAGGGTCCTGATTATTCCCTCACTCGGTTCAAATTTTTACTTGTATTCTCGGTTGAACATGACTGCTGTGCTTTAGTGAAAGCAGTTCTGGACATGATGGTAGAGAGAAGCTTCGATGCGGATGACCTATCTAGGGAATCTCTAGATATGCTGACTGAGATTCAACTCTTGAGCAGGGCAGTGAAAAGGAGGTGCAGAGGCATGACTGACTTACTGATTCGTTATTCTATAGGTAGCAGTAATGGTACAAGGATATATATTTTCCCACCAGACCTTGCAGGACCAGGTGGTATTACACCTCTACATTTGGCTGCGTGTACAGCGGATTCAGATGATATGATAGATGCTTTGACAAATGACCCACAGGAGGTATTTGTACACTGCTTTCTTACAACTATGAGTTCTACTGGGTCTTGTTTTGCACCTTAGTAAACCTCAGCTCTTTAAAGTCTTAAATTTCATCCATATAATTCGTTATTCACATTAAATCATACAGAGTAGTATTCTTAGTCTTCTTAAATCATTGGGTTATGTAGATGGTTTACTAGTCTACTTTCTGCATTGGACCATCTTACTTTTCTATAGTCATATGctctttttttccttaatattgttttctttttatgtagATTGGATTGTCCTGCTGGAATACTCTTCTTGATGCGAATGGGCTGTCTCCAAATTGTTATGCCATTATGAGGAATAACCACTCTTACAACAAGCTTGTGGAGCGTAAACTTTCTGAAAGAAGAAATGGCCATGTTTCTGTGTCGATTGGTATGGAGATAGAACAATCTGGTTTGACAGTGGACCATGTGCATAGGATAACTTCCCAATCAAGAAAAGGGCAAAAATCTTGTGCCAGGTGTGCAATGGTTGCAACAAAAGTCAATAGAAGGGTTCCGGGTACACAGGGCTTACTTCACCGCCCTTACATTCATTCAATGCTTGCCATTGCTGCTGTCTGTGTTTGTGTCTGCCTATTCTTGCGAGGCTCTCCGGACATTGGTCTAGATCTTCCATTTACGTGGGAGAACTTGAATTATGGTCCAAAGTAGTGATAATGGGAAAATATATGTTGAGGAATAAAAAGAATGCAAGCGGGGGCGTGCAGTGCACCACGAGCCGGATATTATCTTGTGGTGCAGTTATGTGAGGGGAGATATACCCGGAAAAAGTAATACAGGGCACAGTTGGAgaagagggtgaatgacaaaGAACTGCATATTACTTGACAAACCTGAGATTTTGAATGTTTTAGCTTTTGCCCATTTTTCCtgatttatttgtgtttggaGATGAAGAAGTTTTCTCAGATTGCAGAAAGCCACAACTTCTAAGACCTACAGAAATATGCAACTTGAAGGGTGGAATTTCTGcattcaacacaaatcaaagaTTGAGAGTAAGTATATGATGAGGTGAAGAAGTACAAGCGAATTATATTGGTAGACTGAGAACTTAAAtgaagttaaattaattttatatatttgtactttccattttgatttcttttttctttttttattaattcttgaAGAAAGATGCAGACCTGCTAGTGTAACTGACTTCTGTATTGATTTTGTTACTGTAAAGGTGGTTGGTAGGCAGGATTAATCAATCACTATACCTGTATctttatatagtaaaatatttgttgacatataattttcaaataagagGCACTCCACAAGCCCCCATCTCTCCTCTCTACATTGCGCTTGAGCTTTTTATTTGTGTAGACTTGTTAtctgcataaaaaataaaataaaatcacagcTCAccttactctttttttttttctcaaacgATTCGTTTATATTCAAATGATTCTTTCTCGTTTTCAACCATTCGAATAAGATGTGTTCAATCTTGAACTAGCCattctgaattcaaattaagttaaaagcTGACTCTTGTTTGGGTTTCACTGGATTTAAATCTACCCGAGTGTAAAATTCAACCTTGTGAATGAGATGGTAAtggtttataattaattattttcagtGAAAGTTGACTCTGTTGAGTATAGTATTGAGAAGCTGGCCCAATTAGTTGGACTTGGCAATCGGCAACAAGACACTGGACTGTAAAACGAATACAGCTTCATATATGTACAACAGAGCTGGTAAGCTACTACaacatatatcatatatgtacaGCAGACCTTGGACTCTTAATCAGAACTCAATTTCACCATcagcatacatatatataaaataatcatagaTGTATCATCTTATTGGCTTGATCCATCAGTCTAACTGTTAGCATTATTATTGTTTCTTCCTCTTGTCATATTTGTAACAATGGCTTCACCAACAGTTTCTCCAATTCCTTCAATCAACCCTCCAAGGAAATCCACGAACACTTGTTGAGCAGCCCTCGCTGCAGCTCCAAGCCTGTTTGGTTTATCTACATGCTTTATATTATTTGCATGGAGCCCGTTCACCATGTCCTTAGCACAAACTACATGGAGATGGTAATCGCAAGCTGCAACTGAGCATCGGTACACTCTGCCTGATCGCTTCCTCCTGCACTCGCAGCAAACAAACCCGGGTTGGTCGCCATTATTTGTTGAGGGTGTCACcggtaaaatttttaaagtatgcTGATGAAGGGAACTGAAGTTCATTTCGTTCGAGAGCTTAGCACAGCAAGGATGGATTTCGAAGCTACATGCGCCGCACCGAAAATTGTAACCTTTGATGGTTTTGCTACAAGCATCACACTTTGATTTTCGAATCCCTcctttgtaaaaaaattaaatatttcactGATTCAGgcttaagaaaataaatttaacataggATTGCACACTTCAAATATACAACGCAAACAAGAACTCAAAGtagatacacacttatatatatcattacatgagtttttattactttatccttaattcaaaatcattacatcacatgatgacacacataaaatatgtattcatttatattttcaaagtaaataCTATTTAACATATGGATTATCAAGTCTAACCTGGTTTTGTTTGGAAGACGAGCTGGTGGTGGATGTGGAAGGGATGGCCGAGAAGAGATAGAGGGGCGAAGGCACAAAAGCGGTGCAGATGAAAATCACATTGTTGGCAAGAAAGCCTCTTGCCTGAGCCATATTCCTTGCAGCCTCCACATTTGAAGAGATAGGGGGAGTCAACTTCTACTAAGTGATGTTTTGGGTGATTAGAATGAAAGATTTTGTCTCCCAGGAAGAGTTGTGGAGACGTTGGGAATTCAGACTGAGTAGATCTTGTTGAGGCAAATGAAGCTGATCTTCGTGGCAGTGGTTTTGCAGATGAATCAAGTGTAGATTGAGGAGGGTTTTTGAAATCCATTGTTGTGGATTTCTTCAGCTGAATTGATCTGGTATCGTTGTTCAACATGGTGAACTTTTCTCTTCCCAACAGCTCAATCAAATCTTTTAGTGGTGCTATTTGCAAAAGAAGTGGAACATATTTATGCAGGAAAAGTTGACACTATTTGGAGCCAATGCATAAAGATTTAGATGCTTATTTTCATAGCACAATTCTGAGATGGATGGGACACTTTGCATGTGCCATCACTGTTGAATTCCATAAATAGagcttaaaatatatatagagctAAAAATACCTCAACTATGGGATAAATATCAAGAAATTAACCTATAcccatatataattaaatgtaatataataatattttgtacatccaattttaaatacGTAATTAAGTactcagataatatatcatcatgtgattagatatttcaTTAAGTTCTCAAAACTATACTCACGTaacatttttaaacataatattaagcTAATAAATAAGTTATATATGTTGGTTTGATGGGCTAACACAGGAGAATATATTATAGAGGACAGGTGCCAGAAACAGTGTTGATTCCCCACAACAGGAAGAACAATGAAGGATGAAAGAAATTGGTAATAGATACCATGGCATATGGCATGAAAGTCTAAGATTTCTCATTTTTAGCTTTAATAATGGACAATTACTTGTAATGTTTTATGTAGCTTTTGGGGTGTTTCCTACGGAATTCCTTTTCTTCGTCTTCTAGAAGTTTCATTgcatattgaataaattaatattccaaTTAAAAGTGAAACAAAGAACTTAaatttgcttttttattttctcgataatattgtttatcctatcaatgatattatttatctttttaacaataatattcattttattaaatttttttgttaaaatcatatatcggtttaaactttaaattcaaactgattttATACGTAATTTTGTTAGAATTAAATTGACACCCCATTGCTTTTACGTATTGAAGGCTACTTCGTTCATATATCTCTTTgcttaatttttcaattcaatcaatctGATTGTGATGTGAGTTAAGACATTTTACAAcatctatatttttttactgaGATTCTTCTCCAAATCACTTGACTGAATGAGCCTCACTTTTCTCCAATTATCACTTCTTGTTTTACAAGTGATTCCTAATTTTCTACCCAATTATACAACCAAATCCCCaccaagaaaagagaaattattctACTTTTGGACTTTTGAACTATGTGAATAACTTTTCCTAAATTCTATTTTGATTACATATATCTCTTTCCTATTCACAATCATAATGTGATCATCCTGAGCTATATATCCACGACATACGTGTTGGTATGGAAATTTACAAAACACTAATGAAAAGTACTCTGAATTCGAAcgaatttatatataaaaatatagaaagacataataattaatgaaagaGAATAATCCGCTTTTAAAGTGGTTTgacaagaaaatttaaaagtttacgTTCATAGTATTACTATTATCTGAATAATACAAGGTAATAagttttcaaacaaataaaaattgtatgtCTTATACTTAATCTATCTGTATAGTTAagtctctcttttttctttttactatcAATAATTTCTTGTAGTAAAAATTAGGGTTATATGTGCAACTGTTTAAGGTAGTGCAACAATTAATTAATGACTTGATGATGTCATGATGCTCTTGATATGGTAGAGGAGTAAATATATTTCAATTCTGATTGTCGAAATTGAGGAGAGTGATTCCCTAATAATAAAGAAGTAattgttttaatgtttgataGATTACAAAAGCCGTGATGGATTAGATCATTATTTCTTGTTTTGTGACTTCTAGAAAATTACGTGTACTACTCTTTTGCAGATTGTGAGTTAGAACAATATTTGTTTACTATTGTTTGTCACTATAAAGAGTTATACCTAGGAGtttgattgattaaaaattttactacataataatatgaataaatatttttactaatttttttattaacttatttatacaaattaatatatatatatatatatattttattaacttacaaattaaactttatgtgacagaatcatatttatatacatgAGTATGTCGGGACACATTAGCATCATGTTAGGAATGCAATATTACATGAAATTTTTGGGGATTCCACCACATATTATCTTTCTTTCACTTCCAATCCCAACCCGGTGGCTACACGTGGATAGATTAATGACAAATCCTTTCAAATGGATCCAACTCAACCATCTCCCTCACGCTTCCAATTGGTACTCGAAATCTTGAATCCATAAACCTTCACCCATTAACTTATCTTCAAGTTTTGACAGAGACATGAAACATTATCTCTCAATACCCATTTCCCCAATTGGTTGGAAAACTTTAGGATCAAgagttattaatatttgaaaaataaaataataataataattattattattattttcgacaagtctaatttaaaatttcagcCCAATATTCACTCTATCTTGGGCCATACCGAAGGGCAACTTTGAAATTGTAAAGCCCATCACCTTCTTCAGTTTCTTGCAGGTTTTGTGGTCCAAAGCTTGACTGATTAGAGTCCTTTGAGTAGTTgatattgaatttatgattcaTTTGGATTGActcgattttgaattaaaattttagtttgataatttaattttaaattgatttgtttatttatgtaataaaattttttattattctaataatattgtttatcatgCTAGGAGCCCTTCAATCATTATAAACCCATTCGAACGAGTTCAAACCgtatattttaacttttttttttgtaataaagaaCTTTTACATCAGCCAGTTAACTGGTGAAACTCCTTTAATTGCTGTAAACCAATTTAAAtgagttcaaattaaatattttaattttttctttttaattaattttataattattatgttaaataagccaaaaatttaatttcaaaatattataaatgaatttcaaaCTCATGCCCTGATGATTATCAGTTTTATCACCCAAATTATCCTTCAGAGACAAACAGTTTAGCTTTGATCCATGCATGATCGAATCCGCCCTACTTACGAGGTCGCCGCCCCCACTGCGGTAGGCAAAAGGTCTTTTGAGTATTAACAACCACCACAGAATCTAAATATCATATTGAGAAGAAAGTTAAGGGTGGGCCTATCAAAGAGGCCATCGCTGTCGGTCACAACTAAGAATCACAAATTTCTTGCGCATTAATGTGGCAGTGCCCTGTAGAGCATCCTATGTGTCCCACCACGCACGCATCAACTCCATTTGAACCTGAAATTCCTTTATTATGCCTCGCCCAAGATCTACTCTAAACACACCACAGTTGGCCACAGTCAATGACTACAACAATTCCTTTTACCATAAACTCTCTCATCATAAATTGTTCTACCGACACCCCTTAAAGCTCAACTCTCTGCTGCATGCGAATTCCTAGGATGGCTCCCAGGCCAGACCGTCCCCACCCCAAAGCTTGAGGTAGCTGTTCATTTTTGTTCAGATTCCTGTACCCATTACACCATACTGCCAACTATGGTTAAGAAACAACGCAGAAAATAATCAGTAAAATTCACAAATCCAATACCCAGTCGGATGAATCCAATAATTTAAgtaacaaaaaaacaaagttttatgTATAAGAGGATGCCAATTCAACCCACATTTAATAATCCTATTAAGAAATTGCCTGCTCCTAtccaaaaataaagagaaatgaCAGAATCATAATTAACTAACGACTCCATTGCATGATTAAGctagcaaattaaaaaaaaaaagagaacaattCTCAATCATACAGTTTTTAACCACCGACAAGTCTTAGCTGCAGAAACAAAAGCAAAGAATAATTAGATTTCGTTCCTTGCAATTAAGAGCCAATTAAAGATGAGGTTAAACTACAagctaaattataataaagCCACCGAAATGGGgccagaaaaaaattaaagtatggTGGTGAGTGACCACAACGCCATCTGCTTTAATCATTTTAGTTTGGTGCTGTTACATTACCTTTCATTGCGCCATGGCCACTGTTTCTGCAATCACTTTACAGAGACAAACAGCAGAAAAAGATAAGATTGGGGTTCTGCAATATGTGGAAGCTTCCTGGGAAATAAGATAATCAGACAGAAGAGTTTAATGCTGCGTGAACTGATTTAAAGCTGGCGTTTAGTACTTGTTTATTAGTCGTTGATTCTGGTGGACTCTTCTACTTAATCGGTATTAAATTTTATCCACCTTCTCGGGTCATCACATTGATTGCCTCCTGTATTACCATATAATTTTACACAACATTGTACAATCTATAGATGGCTGGATACAGGGGTGGAATTAATTCTAGCGAGCCAAGCCTAAAACTCAGATTGAAGGCATAAATGTTTGATGTACAATATTACTGGAGAGTTGTCGGCGGTGGGAAGattcaaatagaaaaataatatcatcgaataaagaaacaaactaattataaaattggaGTTAAAACTCGAAACAAACTTATTTAAGTTGAGTTATAGATTTAAtatgagttattttttattaaattcatcactaattagattcaattcaatataaatatgaacaaatctaattttaaaataatttaaatttataagaacTTGTTGAGATTAATGAATTGAGACTCATATTTAGTTcaaaaacgatattattttagttttaatatgaattaatttgagtttaaatatccAGACGACTCGAATTTAACTTATATATGGGAGGGACCATCCAAACCACATTAAATTACCATATTCGAGTTACAGTGTCAGTTTTGTAATTAAGAAAAGATCAAAGCCTATTTATATAACTCATCCAGCTCAACAAGTCACTTTTTTAGCTGACCttattttgaccttttttattCGTAAAACGATAGTTTACAAAACTCTCAAAAACACCCCCTCATTCACACACTCACTGACCGACAACAGTCGCAGCAGATGAGGAAAGAAAGCCCATCGCCATCTGTCTCCACCGCCACCACCGCTTCCAAACTCTTCACCGCCTTCGAAACGAAGCCGTTAGTTGCTACATTACTAGCCTTGACACTCGTTATGCTTATATGGAATCTCCCTCCTTATTACCAAAATCTATTCTCTACCACTCGTCCTTGTTCAGCTCCAACACCTTCAACTTCTCTTAATACCacttcttcttattcttctgCTACTATCATTGCTTCCGTTAATGCCTCCTCACCGTTGCCCATTTTCTCCGCCGCTCAAAAATTCTCAGCACAAAAGCCCATTGATCCCAACAAGAGAGTCTTTCAAGCTTATGGCAACGCTGCAGCTCTTTTTGTTCAGATGGGTGCATACAGAGGCGGTGAACGGACGTTCGCGGTGGTGGGTCTCGCTTCCAAGCCCATTCATGTGTTTGGTCGGCCCTGGTTCAAATGCGAGTGGATCTCTAACAACGGTTCTTCTGTTCGAGCAAAAGCTTATAAAATGCTTCCTGACTGGGGCTACGGTCGTGTTTATACAGTTGTTGTGGTTAATTGTACTTTTTCTGTTAATCCTAATTCCAATAACCTAGGTGGGAAGCTTATGATAAATGCGTACTATGGTGTCTCTCAGAGAAAGTACGAGAAATTTACAGCTTTGGAAGAGGCACCCGGTTCTTATAATGAGTCTAAGTTTCGCCCACCTTATCAATATGAATATCTGTACTGTGGTTCGTCTTTGTATGGGAATCTAAGCGCTTCAAGAGTGCGGGAATGGATGGCTTATCATGCCTGGTTCTTCGGACCCAGTTCTCATTTTGTGTTTCATGATACTGGTGGTGTGACTCCTGAGGTTAGGGCGGTTTTGGAACCGTGGGTGCGAGCTGGGAGAGCCACGGTTCAGGATATAAGGGCGCAGGCTGATTTTGATGGCTACTATTATAACCAATTCTTGGTGGTGAATGATTGTTTGCATCGCTACCGATACGCTGCCAATTGGACCTTTTACTTTGATGTGGATGAGTATATCTATTTGCCTCCGGGAAATACTTTGGAATCCGTTCTTCAGGAGTTTTCTGATTATACCCAGTTCACCATTGAGCAGAACCCAATGTCAAGCAATCTCTGCTTGAATGATTCCACTCAAGATTATTCCAGGTATCTCAATTCCTTCCTCCGTACAATTAATTCTAGACACTCTGCAGTCTGCATTTGTAACACATTGTTGAAATTTCGAAAGAAGAGATTAATGTTGATAGATAACGAAAGTCGAATGAAATGCACCTTCTGTTTTGTGGGGTAGATTAGCTTCAGAAAACAGTAAATGGTACTTGTATAAGGATGTAATTCTAGGgtactttaatttttgtatgtaTGAGAATATCTATTATTCATGTGGTTTTGGCTTTTACAATTTTAGGCAATGGGGGTTTGAGAAGCTGCTGTTCAGGGAATCTCGAACCAGAATTCGTAGGGATCGGAAGTATGCAATTCAGGCTAAAAACGCCTTTGCAACAGGCGTGCACATGTCGGAGAATGTTGTTGGCAAGACATTGCACAAGACAGAAACAAAGATCCGATATTATCACTATCACAATACCATAACAGTGCACAAGGAACTATGCCGGGAATTGCTCCCCCTATCAGCCAAGAGCAGTGTGACAAAGTATGATAACCTCCCATATGTTTATGACAACAATATGAAGAAACTTGCCAACGCAATTAAGGAATTCGAGCTC carries:
- the LOC123203054 gene encoding uncharacterized protein LOC123203054; the encoded protein is MLNNDTRSIQLKKSTTMDFKNPPQSTLDSSAKPLPRRSASFASTRSTQSEFPTSPQLFLGDKIFHSNHPKHHLVEVDSPYLFKCGGCKEYGSGKRLSCQQCDFHLHRFCAFAPLSLLGHPFHIHHQLVFQTKPGGIRKSKCDACSKTIKGYNFRCGACSFEIHPCCAKLSNEMNFSSLHQHTLKILPVTPSTNNGDQPGFVCCECRRKRSGRVYRCSVAACDYHLHVVCAKDMVNGLHANNIKHVDKPNRLGAAARAAQQVFVDFLGGLIEGIGETVGEAIVTNMTRGRNNNNANS
- the LOC123202797 gene encoding galactan beta-1,4-galactosyltransferase GALS1-like; protein product: MRKESPSPSVSTATTASKLFTAFETKPLVATLLALTLVMLIWNLPPYYQNLFSTTRPCSAPTPSTSLNTTSSYSSATIIASVNASSPLPIFSAAQKFSAQKPIDPNKRVFQAYGNAAALFVQMGAYRGGERTFAVVGLASKPIHVFGRPWFKCEWISNNGSSVRAKAYKMLPDWGYGRVYTVVVVNCTFSVNPNSNNLGGKLMINAYYGVSQRKYEKFTALEEAPGSYNESKFRPPYQYEYLYCGSSLYGNLSASRVREWMAYHAWFFGPSSHFVFHDTGGVTPEVRAVLEPWVRAGRATVQDIRAQADFDGYYYNQFLVVNDCLHRYRYAANWTFYFDVDEYIYLPPGNTLESVLQEFSDYTQFTIEQNPMSSNLCLNDSTQDYSRQWGFEKLLFRESRTRIRRDRKYAIQAKNAFATGVHMSENVVGKTLHKTETKIRYYHYHNTITVHKELCRELLPLSAKSSVTKYDNLPYVYDNNMKKLANAIKEFELKTIGNVQGFS